ACACGCACAGCACAGGCAGTGCTTGCCCTACGGTAGCCCTAAAATACCATACAACTTATTCAGCACGCGATGGAGGGCTTCCTCGAACGTATGCAGGTCTTCACCCTGTTCAACCAATCGTTCCCGTTGCCACGTCATAAAGAGGGGGATAAACCATAGCAGCGCGACCATTCGCCGACTCAGCGGTGCATCATGTGCCTGCTCGATTGCCGAAAGAAGGGTGAGGAGCCGTTCGAGCCCAGCTTCATCAAACTCACCCGCTCTCAAACGGGCGAAGAAGCCTGTCGGTTGTTCCCATTCCTGTTCAAGAGCGTGAATAATGGGTTCGCTATCCATTCCCTCACCTCTGCTATGCGATCATACGTTCATTTCCCAAGAAATCTCTTTCCTTCCTCGTCGTGATTCTATGCCTCAGTTCCAGGATGATCTATTGAATGCGTATGATTGCTTCAGGCGGGATAAAATCACGGATTAGGACTTCCTTGTCATGCTTAGCCCACTGGGATAGCCTTCCTTTGACACCTGGAATTCCGTTCGAGATATCGACGATCTCAGAACGAACTTTCGTCAGGTCGATTTGCACAACGCCGTATCGGCCATATTTTTCGATGGCAATGCGTTTATCCTTTGTGGTAGAAATCCAGGGACTGGCTCGCAGTCCTGCGACGTGGCTTTTCGGATCTACATTGCGTAAACCCGGTGCTCTGGCAACGATACCTTTTGTTGGATCCTCGCCTTGAGCAAGTCCGCGATAGACTATGGATGCCTCGCGCGCAGACTCCGAAATCTGCCCCGCCCCCGCCTCCCCACCCCTTATCGCCGCCTGCGCCGCCCCCGCCGCCTCATCGGCGCGGGCCATAGCGTGCAGGGCACCCGCCGCGTCGTCGGCGTGGGCTGCGGCGCGGATCAGCATCCCGCCGCCCGCCACCATCGGCAGCGCCAGGCTGGCTACATCTGCTGCCAGCGCCAGCCCGCTGGTCCACGTCAGGCCATTCTGCGAGATGTCGTAGAGGTCATAGGCGATGAAGGCGATATCAATCGCGCTCTCGATCCAATGCCCCGTCGGGTCGGTATTCTTGACCGGATTGTTCAATCCGTAGCTATACCGGTTCAGGTCCTGCGGGTTGGCCGGCCCGCCGCCCTCCGCTGCCCACGCCGCCCGCGCGGTGGCATCGCCCGGCTAGGCCGTCAGCGCCCCCGCCCCGGCACCACGCTGTCGGCGCTGATGAACCGCCCCAGCCCCGGATCATAGTAGCGGGCATGATACTCCAGCAGTCCCGTCCCGTCCAGCCGCTGGCCGGTATACTTCAGCGTGGTCTTCCCCACGCTGCCCGCGCGCACCTTCCCCCATGGGTCGAATGCCTGCTGGCTGGCGAGCGCGCCGGCGCTGGTGGTCGTCAGGCTCACGCTGCCGAGGCCGGCCCTGAGCAGAGCGATGGGTGGTCGCTGTGGATGCGCCGCGACACGCCAGCTGCGCCCGCGGACGCCGTTCGTGCTCAGACTGCCTGCCCTGCGCGGGTGGCGTCCGGAGCAGTCCCGTCCGCCCCGGAGCCCCACGGATGGGGCGTCACCCCAGCCCCCGGAGTGCATGACTCTACCGTGCTGCGGGCCCTACGGCCATGCCCGGCGGATACCAGGACAGCTGGGCAACACTGAGGCCGGGAGCCCGCGCCAGCGGGTGCCATTGCATAGCCGAGCGCTTCTGCACGAGCGTTTACCTACGAAGATCGCTCAATCTTTATTCGAGTATTGACTACCGTACAGAAAATGTGTTCGAAACAGTGATACGTGCCACTTCTGGTATGCTTCTCCGTACGAACGACTTGTAGTAGTCAGGAGGAGCGC
This genomic window from Chloroflexus aurantiacus J-10-fl contains:
- a CDS encoding RHS repeat-associated core domain-containing protein, yielding MSLTTTSAGALASQQAFDPWGKVRAGSVGKTTLKYTGQRLDGTGLLEYHARYYDPGLGRFISADSVVPGRGR